The nucleotide window CTtgccctcacccccccccccacccctgctaccaccaccccttgccctcttcccctcaccagtAACCACGCGACGTACAGtaccttggtggtggtggtgataggacgTACTGCTggcgtgtgttgtgttggtgggggtattgtggtggtgataaatgtttcttgtttaattcttgttcctctttgtgtgtgtgtgtgtgtgtgtgtgtgtgtgtgtgtgtgtgtgtgtgtgtgtgttttcttgtttttatttattttttttttcctctgtttttgttttcctgttttcttattttctttcttttttgtttacttgctttctttcttgttatcgTCTTCCTCTGGTTTTTGTTCtcgttctcctttctttcttcctttttatttatttattttcgcgttcttcctgtctttcttttccttcgtcttttctcttttttctctccattctaaGCTTCTTCATTcggcgtcctcctcctcctcctcctcctcctcctcctcctcctcctcctcctcctcctcctcctcctcctcctcctcctcctcctcctcctcctcctcctcctcctcctcctcctctcaccatcACCTATTCATACCTTTCTTGTTCTCGCGTTTCTCTTTCTCAGTTTCTCCACCctgccgattttttttttttttttttcagcgcgtCTCCTACTGTGAGCGTGCCTCGTCGTGTCTGCGTgcgtgtctctgtgtgtgtgtgtgaccgtgcgtgcgtgtgaatATTCGATTTAGCGCGCGTGTCTATGATGTCGTTCATTTAAAGAGGTAAGGTataatttttgccttttttgcgGCTTgacttctctcttattttctggcgttgtcgtgagagagagagagagagagagagagagagagagagagagagagagagagagagagagagagagagagagagagagagagaaatatgccaaacatttcctttcatacttatttcttcgtattttcaTTCTTACCTGCCACGTAATTGATCGGGAAGCAGTCCTTGTACAACACCTGTGCTCAGAGTTGACTGGCCTTGACTTCTGCCTCCTGGGTGAGtgttggggtgggggtgggggtgggggggaaatTAGTAAGCTTGGCTGTACCTGGGGACAAGACGCTGTGAGTTGTTTCCCTAAGTTAAATTTCCCCCATGAGCAGTTTACCTTGAGCTTAATTCTTCCAACATTAATAAGTCTCGCCATTATAGGTTGTGTTGCGtcctgtgttgttgtgttggatTTAATTGTTATGCTGTGTTATGGTAAGTTAGGTGcggtgatttatttatttattttttatttatttatttatttttcatgagaGAATTAATGTGTTTGGGTTTAGGTTTACATTTTCATGGGTGTTCGTGAGGTAGATTTGATTAGTTTGGTAGGTTATTTAGGTACAGGGGGACATTCCTCGTTTTGTTATGTTGTGTTACGGTAAGTTAGAtgggctgattttttttttctaagaattACTGTATTTcaggttactttttttttttttttattatttatgaatgttaggttatgtcaggttaaTTGTGGtattgttaggtttagttaggtcagtggttaggtttggtaatctataggttaggttaggtgtggtatTGTTAGGTTCagtcaggttagtttaggttaggttaggttaggtgtggtatTGTTAGGttcagtcaggttaggttaggttaggttaggttaggtgtggtatTGTTAGGttcagtcaggttaggttaggttaggttaggtgtggtatTGTTAGGTTCAGcctggttagtttaggttaggttaagttcagtCAGGTGTGGTATTGTTAGGTTCagtcaggttagtttaggttaggttaggttaggttaggtgtggtatTGTTAGGTTCagtcaagttagtttaggttaggttaagttcagtcaggttaggttaggttaggttaggtgtggtatTGTTAGGTTCagtcaagttagtttaggttaggttaagttcagtcaggttaggttaggttaggtgtggtatTGTTAGGTTCAGCCTGGTTAGTAGTTACGTTGTGCTAAATCAGGTTGCAGGAATTACTTGCCATGAAATTCCCGTAGCCGATTCCAGCACGTGAATAGAATTTGCATAATTTCTGATAGGGAAAGTGAGGTTGGAGTGGAAGGTTAGGTCAGGGTGGAATAACGTTACGCTGTGTGAGGCTGAAGGATTTATTTTGGGCGGAACTTCCATGCAGGAATCTTCATGAATGGAATATGCATGAGAGGTGTGTCAGGGCAGCGTAGAATAAGTTACACCAGGTTAGGGTGGGGAAGTTATTTTGAGTGGAGCTTTGCAAGGAGGAATCTTTATCGATGGAATTCACACAGAAACCCTGACAAACTGAATTAGATCAAGTTAGGCAAGGCTGGACCAAGGAGGCTCGATTCTATCTTCATTGGGTTTGACTAATTCAAGTTTATAAGAACATGACATAAGGagagctgtaagaagccatcagctcTACACGTGGCGGTCTCTTTATGAAGCACACCTGTCGACGTTCACCTTGCATCCCCCATCTATAAATTTGCGTATTCCTCTTTCAAATCCCCTTACTGACTCGGCACTGActacctgattactgagtctgtttcaTTAACTCTGTTGGAATTGTTAGGATATAATTTTATGGGAGCATCTCAGTGGGTGAAGTTTACCTTGATGTGACGTACATTGGTGGTCAGAAATTGAGTAActgccttcattttttttttctgctgtctgtacgtgtgtgtgtgtgtgtgtgtgtgtgtgtgtgtgtgtgtgtgtgtgtgtgtgtgtgtgtgggagggagaaggggtggagtgtgtttgtgtggtgtgtttcaagtgttgctttctgtttttatgaaaatatattcgttttcatttttatcttttttttttccaaaggaGTTTGTCAGCAGGTAAGATAAATCCTTTCAGCGCCTGCCAGCAAGTAAAATAAACCCTTTCAACGCTGGAGACACCTTCCAGGCACCGTAAAACCACCTGCAATTAATCAGGAAAGGAATGAGCGGAGACACGATGCCAGGTGATGAGTAGATAGAAGTCACTGCTATCGCCTTCACTGCAACAAAACCATCATAAACGTGATATAGTTTTGTAGTGGTGTCCGCAGTGAAACTATGCCAGTGCCGTGGTGTCAGCAGATCAAGGACTAAAGGTTGTCAGCAGATGTTAAGTTTGTCAGCAGATCTCAAGTTTGTCAGCAGATCTCAAGTTTGTCAGCAGATCTCAAGTTTGTCTGCAGATCTTAAGTTTGTCAGCAGATCTCAAGTTTGTCAGCAGATCTCAAGTTTGTCAGCAGATCTTAAGGTTATCAGCAGATCTCAAGTTTGTCAGCAGATCTCAAGTTTGTCAGCAGATCTTAAGGTTGTCAGCAGATCTGAAGCTTATCAGCAGATCTCAAGTTTGTCAGCAGATCTTAAGGTTATCAGCAGATCTCAAGTTTGTCAGCAGATCTTAAGGTTATCAGCAGATCTCAAGTTTGTCAGCAGATCTCAAGTTTATCAGCAGATCTCAATTTTGTCAGCAGATCTTAAGGTTATCAGCAGATCTCAAGTTTGTCAGCAGATCTTAAGGTTGTCAGCAGATCTCAAGTTTGTCAGCAGATCTTAAGGTTGTCAGCAGATCTCAAGTTTGTCAGCAGATCTTAAGGTTGTCAGCAGATCTCAAGTTTGTCAGCAGATCTTAAGGTTGTCAGCAGATCTCAAGTTCGTCAGCAGATCTTAAGGTTGTCAGCAGATCTTAAGGTTGTCAGCAGATCTCAAGTTTGTCAGCAGATGTTAAGTTTGTCAGCATATCTCAAGTTTGTCAGCATATCTCAAGTTTGTCAGCAGATCTCAAGTTTGTCAGCAGATGTTAAGTTTGTCAGCATATCTCAAGTTTGTCAACAGATCTCAAGTTTGTCAGCAGATCTCAAGTTTATCAGCAGATCTCAATTTTGTCAGCAGATCTCAAGTTTGTCAGCAGATCTCAATTTTGTCAGCAGATCTCAAGTTTGTCAGCAGATCTCAAGTTCGTCAGCAGATCTCAAGTTTATCAGCAGATCTCAAGTTTATCAGCAGATCTCAATTTTGTCAGCAGATCTTAAGGTTATCAGCAGATCTCAAGTTTATCAGCAGATCTCAAGTTTGTCAGCAGATCTTAAGTTTATCAGCAGATCTCAAGTTTGTCAGCGGATCTCAAGTTTGTCAGCAGATTTCAAATTTGTCAGCAGAACCAGATTAAGTTAGTCAGCATTTCTCAACCCTTTCCCTCAGAGATGCAACAAGTCAAAGCACCAAAAAACAATACATGGCGTCTGTATAAGCATCTaccagagagaagaagaagaagaaaaaaaaaaagactaatagATTTTTTCAATTTCCATGTACTACAACGTTTGCATGAGggtgtggaagaagaaaagatgcctCAGAATGGTAAGTGATTAAATGAAGAGCAGGATAGCAGTGAAAGTATTTTAATGGTGGCAGCAGATGACATTAACGCTGAGGACAAACACTAAAGGCTGACAGGAGTGCGGACGTAACCCAACCATCTCCCTGCACTCGACACAAACCTCGCCAATAAATAACGAGTGCGGACGTAACCCAACCATCTCCCTGCACTCGACACAAACTTCGCCAATAAATAACCCTTAAATTTACCGTGTTTTGAGCAAATTTGAGGCGCCCCTTCATCATTACAACCCGCCGCTCATCATACTGTTAATTATAGAACCAGTGGTCGTAATAGTCGCTCGTCGCCTCGCCTGGCTAATGGTGACGCTCCCAGCCTGCGATAAGGGTCTAATGGGGTTGTTATGGGTAGTTAGTAGTGTCTTTAAGGCCTCTATCGGACGCTGCGGCAAATATGGATAATTTAGCGAATTGGCAACACtgtctccacctccacctacctacacctccacttccttgctGCTATATTGGTGCTTGGGTGGATGTAGTGGAGCTCCTTGTGGTGGAAGGGGGGGGGTTATTGAAGGTGTGGGAAGTGGAAGACGTGGTGTTATTGttcccattattattgttgttactggtggtggtggtggtggtggtggtggatgctcAAATGAGTctctttaatgtgtgtgtgtgtgtgtgtgtgtgtgtgtgtgtgtgtgtgtgtgtgtgtgtgtgtgtgtgtgtgtgtgtgtgtgtatatagggAGAGCACCCAGTGGAAAATCCCCTCCCTCCTGATGTGCGAGAGTAATGATcgtagagaagaaagagggaaaataaaggaaataagataaatatgaaGTGGAATAATTAGAGAATGTGTAATTACAGGAGAAAGTTATAATCGCTGAGGAAGACAGAGAATTAAGAttagaaagagaacaaggatagagagagagagagagagagagagagagagagagagagagagagagagagagagagagagagagagagtcgtaacaATAAAGAATTAGGAGACAATGAACAACTTAACACCAACACATTTTCTGGCgactggaaaacaaaagaagttaaataaatggataaataaatatacaaataataataataataataataataataataataataataataataactgaacaGATGAAATAGTGTCATACTATCTCTTAAAAActgagacaaacaaaacaacaggaTGGTGTCATGACAAAAGCATTACTTGTTCTTAGATTTATAAAAGACAacagaactttaaaaaaaaataaataaacaaataaaaaaaataaagtaaaaacaaatcaataaacatataagaggaaaaaatatatataacactttCTTACAAGTTCAAAAAGGCAAACAGAtacaaaagacataaaaaaataactcacgaacaaaaacgaaaaaagaggaataaaatcTTACGAAatcaaagaaataatgaaacgaaaaaaaagacaaaaaatcatccaaaacgaaaaaaaaggaagaaaagacaaaacagaaagagaaaatcaataaacatcaatcacaaacaaacaaaaaacaaaacaagagatcACAAGGTACACACATTTCACTGCCCcacgaaaataataatgataataaattcaACTTATAATTCAACTTTAATTTATTCAGTAAGTTAAACCCAGAACACtgcattccttcctcccccccttcctcctccccacccctttaccccctcaccctttccccaccacctggccacgtgttaattatttttttacctgtcGCTTTAAGCCCAGCagacagtaacaacaacaacaacaacaccaacaacagcaacaacaacagtgccaagaagaaaaaaatggtcaCCAAGAGTTACAGTGTTTAGGTTGACAAAAAATACGTGTTTAGTACCTCAAGACATTAATTACTGAACTTTGcctggagtggtggtggtggtggtggtggtggtggaggaagaggaggaggaggaagagaagaagagagagggagggagaggaaaaggatgtttatttatttatttatttatttatttatttatttaattgagataggtttttattatttattttttattttttgagagagagagagagagagagagagagagagagagagagagagagagagagagagagagagagagagagagagagagagagagagagagattcagtcagttagtcctCCCCTCGCTGCCTGCCTCACCGTTCCAAGAGACACGAGAGAGTGgtgagagaagtgagggaagggttGAGAGTGgcgaggagagggatggagtaaaagaaatgagtgagagggagagggagtgaatgggggagggaggtgggggggagggtggTCATTTTCAGCTCTTCATAAACTTTTTCCAAACGAGCAGGAAGCCAAAAGTTTAAGGAAGAATCCGAGGcaagttcgtttttttttttttttctcctttttttttgtagtccaggaattaaaaagttaaaaggccatgttaaggaggaggaggaggagaagaagaagaaggaggaggaggaggagggtcagggACTAGcataatgtttttgtttgtcagtCCAggctccatttctcctcctcctcctcctcctcctcctcctcctcctcctcctcctcctcctcctccttctcctcctcctcctctacgtaGCGTGTAAGTTAGCGTGACTGAGTGTGTTaatatctttgtttttgttccttttacgTATGCAAATTTGCCGtcattttccattccttcttcacacacacacacacacacacacacacacacacacacactcacacacacacacacacacagtcaagttACAGATGTCAACATGCAAATTTAGAGTATTCGCtactgaatttctctctctctctctctctctctctctctctctctctctctctctctctctctctctctctctctctctctctctctctctctctctctctctctctctctctctctctcgtctcctcgtcCCCGCTCCTGACccatcacctttccttcctaaattccacccttcttccctctttctctccccttccttccctcttccatttccttccctggctctccctctttccctctccctctccctctctctctcttcctctccctctccccttaacATGGTCGTGGACAGTGTTGTGTGGCTTAAGTCAGGTGACCTTTACTCTTACCTGTGTTTGGAgatgaggtgagtgagtgacagagagagagagagagagagagagagagagagagagagagagagagagagagagagagagagagagagagagagaaagtggaagcaaGGAAGTAAAGCTGAAGTGTATAATGAAATATCCCACTGTTAAATGTTTCAACTggctgctcgtgtgtgtgtgtgtgtgtgtgtgtgtgtgtgtgtgtgtgtgtgtgtgtgtgtgcgtgcgtgtgtgtgcgtgaaagAGAGCACTATCTCTTCATACTTTTTTGCGGATTATTattttagtagcagtagtagtggtggtgttcgaaacagaagtagcagtagtagttgagttgttgctgttattgttgttgttgttgttggtggtggtggtggtagtggtggtggtggtgcactagatatagatagacatatTGATAGCTATTAAGACACACATATAGATAGagacacagatagacacacaggtaaataaataaacaaacaaacaaataaataaccaccaccacaaaaaccaacaccacaaaaaaaaaaacactagtgaACATACATAGGAACACTAGCAACACAAGTCATACACATCACCCACGCCTCAGGTACACTAGCAAAACAAACCAGGCAAGAGAagcaataaagagaaagagctCAGGTAGATCATTCTCACCTGGGATTtaagacacaaaaataacaataggtGTAAGCgtggcgcagagagagagagagagagagagagagagagagagagagagagagagaggggggggagagtcTAGTGGCAGTATGGCGTGTAGGTGAGAGCTTTCAGATATGGTAATGGCGTGGGTATAgtgtagggaaggaggggatggcGTGGGGATAGCGTGCAGACAGGTgcatgtgtctgtgtatgtgtgtgcatggtCTGATAGTGTGAAGGCAGCGTGGCGTGTAAGTAAACCCACGTCTTTTCTACGGcgtaagggaagggagagcgaGATATGTGCATTAGTAAACAACTGGGAGTCTTGAGTGAGTCTTTGGGAATCTTTGGTAGTACAGAGACGTGAACGATAAATGACTTAAGAGAGACAAGATGTGTGGTGAGGCAAGGAAGCTGTGAATGTAGAAGGTAAAAGGCTCAGGTGTACTAGGTGTGAGTGGAGCCGAGGGAACAATGTAGCGGAGAAGAGGTGTA belongs to Scylla paramamosain isolate STU-SP2022 chromosome 29, ASM3559412v1, whole genome shotgun sequence and includes:
- the LOC135115639 gene encoding uncharacterized protein LOC135115639, whose translation is MAAGSECLNRFMALTGYTTTTTTSTNATTTTITSSSSATDSTSRTSTTITTTIAAIIATAFTVSSPTTSTTSTSSSTYSIIVFLHYLHHLFLRCLLKLCQCRGVSRSRTKGCQQMLSLSADLKFVSRSQVCQQISSLSADLKFVSRSQVCQQISSLSADLKVISRSQVCQQISSLSADLKVVSRSEAYQQISSLSADLKVISRSQVCQQILRLSADLKFVSRSQVYQQISILSADLKVISRSQISSLSADLKVVSRSQVRQQILRLSADLKVVSRSQVCQQMLSLSAYLKFVSISQVCQQISSLSADVKFVSISQVCQQISSLSADLKFISRSQFCQQISSLSADLNFVSRSQVCQQISSSSADLKFISRSQVYQQISILSADLKVISRSQVYQQISSLSADLKFISRSQVCQRISNAISLFDSPCCPPWRLGGQLSSGCCSLYGTPFAPSASASPASPPHTGVGECVRQREGRSQSADQPVHERRVLPGHQRARGHRQTSRSSEGSHHAARQPSVPPWAALRGDLLSPLPRPHLRGP